The Ficedula albicollis isolate OC2 chromosome 5, FicAlb1.5, whole genome shotgun sequence genome includes the window GCCTGGTAAGCGCGGACGGCGAGATTTCTGATCCGCgctgaaatacagaaaacccTCCCGTGCCGGGGAATGGCCGAGGGACGGTCCCGGTATCCCGCTACCTCTCCATCCCTCAGCGCCTCTGTCCCGctgcccctccctccctcaaGATGGCGCCGGCAGCCCCTCAGCCCGGGAGCGGCCGCGGCCGGAGGCTGCGCCAGGGGGCGCGCGCGGCCCCGCTCCGTCCCCGCCGCCGGAAGCGGCGCGcgcggggcggcggcggcgggccccccccccccccccccccccccccccccccccccccccccccccccccccccccccccccccccccccccccccccccccccccccccccccccccccccccccccccccccgcgcggggcggcggcggcgggacATGGATCGTGAGGAGGAGGTGCTCGAGCTGTCCGGCGacggggaggaggaggaggaggcggcagccctggggaggacAGGGTTGGGGGTAAACATCACCGGCAAGGGCCTGAGCGGGGAAGGGAATGGAGGGCTTCCACAGCACTGAGTGTGACAGGGCATCCGAGACCTCGTCCTTCATaggagatgaagaagaagaagaggaggaggaggaggaggaggaggaagaggagggaggtgCTGCCGCGGCCCAGCAGACCCGCTGCCTGTTCTGCGACAGGTGGGGGGCCTCGGGACCCCGTGAGGAGCGCACTGCGCTGGGTGCGCTGCGCTGCGAGCGCCCGGGCTCGGCCTGCGGGAGGGAGATCGTGAATTCCTACTTTGTAGCCTTGCTCTGTAGCTTGTTGATCGCGTACGCGGCCTCTGTGGAGCCAAAAGTGTGTTGAGTTCGGCCTGAAGGAGGGAGTAACGTGGTAATGTCCTTCCCTCGTGCTGAAGCCGCGTGgactctcttctctctctctttttttttttttttttccccctctctctctttttttttttttttttaatcttttcgCCATCGCAGTATCGAGATGAGAGTTTTTATTTCGATGCAGCAGATCAAGCTGCCCCACACACCTTGAGTTGATGTGGTTTTTAGATCTTAGGTTTAACGCAGGCTTTGCTCTCAGGTGTTTGGAAGTTAACAGGATCTCTGGTTTTGTCAAACGAAATTTTTGTGTTCATTggcttttgtttcaaaatgtttgACAAAGGTAAAAGCTTCTTTGTAAGGCATGTAAGCCGGTGCCTGGTCATCCTTTCTCAAAGGCAGGAAATGTGTTCTGAGTTGCCCAGTAAATCAGAACAGCACATAGCCCTCATAAGTTAGAACATAATGTGTCAATATTGCATATATAACATAATAGTTTGTTATTTGCAGGTTGTTTAGTTCTCCTCAAGCTGTGTTCTCCCACTGCAAAACAGAGCATCAGTTTGATGTTAGTCATGTGATCCAGAAACACGGTAAGGTTTTTTCATGACTTGtcatttccttttgtgtttgAGTATcgcatttaaaataaattgtaaatattAAGTTGTTTCTAACTGATCTTCTAGTTCACAGCTGAAGCTGCCAAGATTGAGTTAGATGAGCTATTGTAGAAAAATGCttatacattttctttataCTGGCTGCTTCCTGCATGATTTTTATACTGGTAAAGCTCTCAACCAGTGACAAAAGTGAACTTGATCTCTTCTGGCTTGTGCTGATTCCTCACTGCCTACTTGATCGACCTGAGCCAGACACTACATGATCAATCTACTGGTAAAGCTCTCAACCAGTGACAAAAGTGAACTTGATCTCTTCTGGCTTGTGCTGATTCCTCACTGCCTACTTGATCGACCTGAGCCAGACACCACATGATTGATCTGATCTGCTGGGAGCTCTTGCCTGACCAGTGATGCTCTTGTTTGGCTCAGTATTTAGCAGAGCCCCGTTGTTTATGTTCTTCAGGTGATCACAGGAAGGCTACCCTTCCATATCTGTTAAATTCTTTTTAGTCGAGTTTAAGGCCGGCTGTCACTTGAAGCTGTCATTATATATTGTAAGATCTTGTCTGATCTGTTTTCTGTCTAAAATCcaagaaaaagtattttgggTTTATCTTTTCTGTTCCTGGAGAGAGAACACAGTTAAACTACTATTACTTTTGCCAAGGTGGCAATTTTAAATCAATATTGGTAGGTGTTCTTGGTCGGTACCATCAGTTTACATTCTTTTATGCAGAAAGCTAAGAATATGAACAGGGGAGCACAACAGCCTAAAATGTCAGCAAGGTAGCTGGTAGGAGATAGGAGTGGCTGTTCTGTTGTACTTGCTTGCCAAATGAATGAAATCCCTGTTTGTAGTTCCCATTTTGGATGTGTTCTGTTCTTAATTTTTGGCAAATATATTTTGCCCTGAGAGTGAGGATTTCCTGGGTTAGTcctaagaagaagaaaattatagaTGGCAAACTTAAGATAGGAATACTGCTCTAGATAGTGATGTACACCCAAGGGGAAGTTTGAAAGAATTACCAATTGAATAGGTAATTAGCATTCATGTAACTGCAAAATGTGGTCTTTTCTGTAATGTGAAtgctctctccctttttttttcttcctctcaggACTTGATTTTTATGGATACATTAAACTAATAAACTTTGTCAGATTGAAGGTAGGTGTGCCACGTACTGCTtctgtattctgactctggaGAATAGTGCTATGCTTTCAGTTTGGCCATTTCTAATAATTGCGTGAGATTTTGTAGTGttgttttagaaaaagaaatcactggAATTAAAGTAGCTGTTGATGGGTTTATCTAGATATGAGGCTGGtttagttttaaatatatttaattaatgtgatggtttgttttcaaaagagaTTGTTGGGATTTGCACAAAGCTTCCATGCTATGTAGTATCATCTTATTTTATTAGGTTTTTTTGGGCCTTTGGCTCTGCTGTCTTGCTTCAGAAATGGGCTCGCTTCTCAAGAGCTGAAGTTTCTCAGTCCTCAGTGCGTTGATATAAAAGCCTTTCTGAAGGTGTGAGCTGGCCAAACCCCTACTTAGTAAGGACAATACCTAATCCCTTAAGTTACAGAATTTAAAACTCTCCTAAAATGATACCTTACTCAGGAAAGCTAATGGGAACCTCCAGTTTTAAGATAGGCCTTCATATATTCTGTGTGTCTTGTGACTTTGTTCCTTCATTATTTCCTAGAAGTTTAGGTTAAAACTCAGTACCATCTTATcttattaagtattttttacttcagtCCTCAAGTCTTAAATCCTCAAGTAGTTATTCGGTGCATAACTATGtagaataaatacagaaaagcaaaaactgaaGTCCAAAACTGACTTCTCTTTTCCTGACCAAGTACTAACTGGATGCAAACAGGAGACAATACAGTGTTTCTGACTTTTGTCCCTACAGCACTGTTCATGTAAGAGCACCTGACAGGATTAGTATCTTGGATTTATTGATTAGCTAAACACCTGAGTGAACCTGGTTCTTGAGAGCAGTGCAATCCTGCAAGTATCCTTCAATATCTATCAATGTGCTGTGCATTATTGCTTGCACTGATTTCCTTGATCTTGGAGCTCCCTTGAGCTTTCCCAACCTTTGCTACAAAGCTCCTGCAATAATATCCTGAATATTTTACTGTATGAAAGAACATGtctttgccttgttttcttGAATGGAATTGAAGGGCTGGTGTTTTCAAGGAAACTTAGCATCTTCTTCTCCTGTCTAGAAACCAACTGGAGCATATTTGAGCTCTCTTAGCAGCCCACTGccttgggaaggagaggaataTTTGAAACCAGAACTGGAAGATGATCTCCTGCTTCAGTTTGGTAAGTAACTGCTTCAGTATGACTCCTGCTTTGTGGGGTAAATATATTATCAGAGTTCATGACATGTGAAGCATTGTTACTGTTACTCGATTTATGTTTCTGAGAGTCCATGTACTAATTATGTCTATTTCAATTATATCTGAACCAAATGCCTCTTCTAGAAATAATCAAACACTGGTATTTAAGGAAGCCTGAATTCTGGATTTATTTGCCTTTAATTTAGAGCTTGTTTTTAgcatatttgctttttctgcctgGTCTTGTGTTCTGTAGTTAGCCCTGTCAAATTCAGTGACTTTTGTAAAACAACCAGCTTGTACAAAGCGTCCAAAGACAAAAGTAGTATGAAATGTTTGTGATCTGCTGTGAAGCCATATATGACTGGTAGGtgtcctttttcctccctgtttcaTCAGACGTTGAAGATCTTTGTGAACCTGTAAAAGTTTTGCCTTCTAATGGTTTAAGTGATACTTTGGTGCTCCTTGAACAATTAAAACACACGGAACACAGAGCCAGAGCCGCAGAAGCAGCCTTGGCTAGAGCACAAGATGATCTTCAGAAAATGAAGTAAGTGTCTGAACTGaagttttgggttgtttttatttgatGTGTTTTAGATGAGATGTTCATGTTCAAAGACCAACAGAAATTGAAAGAAGTAGTAGAACATAATATGGAATAAACCTTGGAGGTGGGACTATAGGTTTGACTTGTCTGTTGTAGATGGTTAGTAAATGTCTTGTAGATGGTTTGTGAAAACTACACAAAAACCTGCACAGATTGAAAGAACAAAGTATGCTTAGGAAAGCTAAGCAAGCATTCAGAAACAGTTATTTTCCTTCAGACTACTCTTTGTTTTTGAGACACCTTTCTGTTAGTCCTTTAGACAGGAATTTAAACACTGAGGATGCACACactggagaagagagagagactgACAAATTGAATACAGGAGTCCAGATACGTTCAGAGTTGGCTTCAAACAGTAGTTGTTAGTAGAGTTCAATTATAGTTTGGGGAGACTCTCAGTGAGATTAGTAAATCAActtttttcagctgcttctgtttttaGTATCAGGTGAGGATAGTAAGAATATTCAGTTCACCACAGTCAGGACATCCCCATAGCTACTTCTAAATCTTGAAGTCTGCAAAATATGGATTGATGATGCTTATGGATAACATGGAAGTATATACTTCATTTAAATCCTATACAAACATATAATTTCAAGATCACACTGATTGGGCACTGAGGaactgaaattatatttaagagacttggaaaaataattcatgttCTTTTGTGTGAGAAGTTAATCAGCAAAAACCCTTGTGttgtaaaatacatttaagGATTTGTTGTACATTTTGACAGTACATATTTGGTGCTGCAGGTAACTTAAGTTCACCaacatatatttatgtattcaTATCCTCTCAGCTGTGAACAGTTATTTATGTCCAAAATGATCAGTTTTGTCTTCAGGTGAGTTTGAATTTTGCAAATTGTACTCCATTGCACACAGTGCTTTTCAGGTATCTCTGTGTACATTATGTATTAATTTATCATAAACAGTAAGAATGAAAGAAACTTGCCATTGTGCTTCAAAAACTTGGAGGTATTTTTGCCTTCTTTGTGTTCcgttcattttcatttaaaacaaaaagaaaccttCTCAGGTCATGAGTAGCAATTTCTTTTGAGCTCTAAACTTCAGTGAGgctaatagatttttttaagttagGATATCAAGTTTTCTGCTCTTGTAAGGTAGCCTTTAATTGTTCTTTCTCAATGTGGCCTCTTTAATTCAGCAGGGATCGGCTGGCAGCAAAAGTAGCCAGATGTAGATCTGATGAAGCGGCATGGTTTTAAATTATGGACAGATGAGCTAGTTGCATTGTAGTAGTCTAAATGCCATAATTCAGTGGTTTGTGCTGGAGGTTATTCCACAGAATATCATCTGCTCTCTTTTAGGTGAAATAAAGACAGTAACATTTCTGTAAATCAGATCACCTCTAGTGTTAGATGTTAACTTAGAGATTTAAGAGCACAGCTTGTCTATGCTGAGTTTTTTAATCTGTAACCTCTTTAGAGGTGATGGCTTTTGGTTTATCttttttcttgattaaaaagacagcagggcagctctgtctTTGGAGTTTCTTTGGTGCTTGTATTGCATGCATACATTAGAGGAACTATTggcttaaataattttaaatttaataatttaaatctcACACAGTGCTAATTATACTTAATTGTATGTCATATAATCCATTTTGTGAAAGATTAAAATTGTATCATGTAGATATTTGtataaaagtaaagaaaatgcagagtaCTATGGTAAAgagtaatattaaaaataagatcCAGACAGTTTCTGTGTAAGCAAATATAGGAAGTTTCTGAAACTGACAAAATTTCCATACAAAATCCTTTACCATGTTCTCTTCCCCATCCAAATTAGCTGATCAGGGAAGTATTTGAGATGTCTATTGAGaatgaaaatagtattttttgttttgttgttttataaGGAGGGTATTGGTAGTGAATTGTTACCTACTAGTTTCTGTATGTGAAGTTCCCGTTTAAGAAAGCGGTTAAAGGTGAGTGTCAGTGACTTAGGAGTAGTCTATGcagcttttgttgctgttggaCTGTAGACCTTGGAGGAATATTGTCTGGCTAAagtgtgtttgctttttcactTCACTGTGGGTGTAGTATGATCTGCTTGTTCATGTCTAACACCATTTTCATTATAAACCTCTTGATTTATGTATTTTGTGATCAAACCTGCTTTGAGGAATGAGAATTCCTGGGGATTGCAGAacggtttgggctggaagggaccttaaggctcatccagttccaatccccctgccatgggcaggaacacctcccactatcccagttGCTCAGGGCTACATCCAGCCTacccttggacacttccaggagtgggacatccacagcttctctgggtaacctgtgccaggcCTCTCTGccctcacagtgaaaaaatgcTTCTTAATATTCAGTCTAAACCTACTGTCTTTGAGTTTAAAAGCCATTTGTTCTTGTCCAAAGGCCCTCTCTGTATTTTTTGTAGCCTTTTTAGGTATTGGGGAGCACAATGGGGTCACCGTGGAGACTTCTCCAAGCTGAGCAATTCCAACTCTCTTAGCCTTTCTTTACATGTTGTAGGAATGCAAGACTagggaggagggaaaataaGCAGCATGAAATCAAAGtaataaattgaattttaagctctgttttcttttcacccAAATGCCtcagttttaaaatgctttcttctcccttccaGTAGTCTCCCAATATTGTTGCGGGCTGCAGTTCTTGTGCTGTTTGTATTGAGTCTGTACCTGCATTACACAGCCTGAAACACCTTgacactgcagtgctggctttTATACTAGCAAGTGCAAAATAGATAATTCTACGTAAAAATAGAAGCTATTCCTCAATATTTCATGGTTGATAGTTGCTTGCTGCAAGCAGAAAGCAGGGCTTGCAAGAGGGTTCTGAAGGGAGTGCGGCCGTGCAGCACCCTCGAGGAGCCTGCAGAGGGAGGATGTGCACACCTAAAGCTGGTCCCATTGTTGCCCAGCCCCTAGGCAGCCTGacttccttcctctcccaagCCCTTTCtccccccctgcccagcctcctTTTCATGATCCCATAAACACGTCTCAGGGGTATATTTCAAATTGATTACAGACAATTTGCTCAGGATTTTGTGATGAACACGGATGTCAGGAGCAGCTCATCATCCAGCACCATTGCAGACCttcaggaggatgaggatggcgTTTACTTCAGCTCCTATGGGCATTATGGGATACATGAAGAGATGCTAAAGGTTGGAAAGTCATTGCCACTGCGTCTTAGTAGGACTAAATAGGAGAGATGGAACAAAGTGGGCTGTGTGCCTGTAAATatactgcagagcagctgcatttttaaccctttctgtccagaagaggtttttttgtggtaGTTGGGCTGAGAGAGCATTCTtcagtttcatttcctttgtaTAAATTCTGTTTGAGGGGAGCATTAGGAACATAAAATCATATACAGTTATGTTTGATATTACAATATCTGTACCACAGCCCTACCTTGccaaaatcagcttttccctgcTTGTTTAAAACATGAAGAATAAAACATAGCACAGacagtgaatatttttcttcagttttatattttcctCATAATTGAAATTTGTTTGGCAAGACCATTTCTCAAATAATGTGGTTTTCTCTTGCACTGGGTAAACAGAAATTGTTACTTATGCACTGTTCAGTGTATTGATAACATGCTATTGAACAGCTGGAGCAGTAGGCTCCTTTCATATgctaaagataaaaaaaagcCAGATGCTTAAAACTTCTCAAAGGCAAACCTATGTATGcccttttaaatttaaaataagaaaaaacaagcacaaagcCCAACAGCTTAAAATTAACttgtaaattaaaatgttttagtgcttcctttcagagaaaatgtcatCATTTTGTGAGTTATAAGCAGTTTTATCATTTTAaggcataaataaataaaatttctgtctAAAGTCGAGGCAGAATACAGAGCTGTGAAGTGACTTTGTGCCTGCAGCTGGCATATAAAGCTTTCAGCTTTGTAAATCATTTAGTGGCCCCAATGCAGAAATACACGTGAATCTGTGTTAAGAGAAGTATGACTGTGAGCTTATTGAGAGGAGGAGATTTTACAGAAGCACAGAGATGGCGGCAGAAGTAGaagaatgttttctgaaatgtgtaATCTGTAGAAATACAACTGAAATGGAACTTGAAGGTAAATTAAAATGATAGGTGTTTGGTTTGGCAGCTGTATAAAGCTGTCATTTGAGATAATGTAGGTTCTAGGATGAGAAGCCTTTCTGTTGGCTAATAAAGTTTACTATAAATCTGCATCTCTGCACAAGGAGACTGGtacaaaattgtattttactGATTTAAGGGTATGTTTGTCAGAATGCTTTTAAGAATACTTTTGACTTTCCAGAACATaggaaaaatattacttttattgtgtgtacatttaaatttttcctttacGCTAGTCATtcactttgatatttttttcctgtttaccttatttacataaatatagTAGCTTACTACATGAACATTTCTAAGAAAGCAGTCTTGCTATCTGAATGGTAAGCCCTTTTCTGAAACTGTTTAGTCTTGgaaacccttttttttccttatgccGGTAAGCCCTTTTCTGAAACTGTTTAGTCTtgaaacccttttttttccatatgctGGGTAGTGGTAAGACAGTGTTTcagtttggagtttttttctgcaaatacttCAGTGGTGGAGCAAGAATATTGTTACTTCATGCTTGCCAGGTGACTGGTGTTTTCCTTGCTCTACCTTTTTGCTTGAGAATTTCTTGGCTgtcatcttaatttttttttttaccattttggTTAAACCAAGAAAGCATTACATGGCAATATTAAGTGGGAGAAGGGGATTGGTGAATAAAGACCCGAGGTGCTTGGCCATGGCTACAACTGCATtgagctggggcagtgctgaaGCAATGTGAGGGGCAGGATGCAAGGCTGAAAGCTTTTCAGCTGGCTGCTTTCTCagttgattatttatttttcaaccTTTTGGTCCTTCCAGAAAATCCTATTATATACTGCAGTAGAGGTGAAGTAATAAAAATAGTTGCCCTGAATATAACATTATAGCAAACCAATATGGTTTTAAAGGGTCATGGTTTCtattattacttttaattaTGCAGGACcttaaagcagaatttcctAAATTAAGCCCAGCTGCTTCTTTGGATTGTGTGTGTGATAGTAGTTTTACATCTAAAGCTGGATTTTAGGATCCTCAAGcctcaaaataaatttttgtctCCAGAATTTTTATCATAAAAATCTTCTCAGTCACTGTTCTTGATCTTGTTCTTTTATTAGAGTAGACTTTGTTCTTTCTCACTGtacaaaatttctgtttctctgttgtTTCTAGAAATTCTGAACTTTCTGTTGTAGAAAAATCCCTTAGATTTAATAAAAGTACTGGGATTTTGTACTTCAGCATTTTTTGCACTAGACGAAaaattgctgaattttttttttatttgtctatAACACTTGAACTGCAACAGCAACTCCAAAACCTATACTGGGCTGTCAATTTGTGTACCTGCTGATGCATGTTAAGAGAATTAATGTTGTAATAGATTACCTTGCTGGAAAACCAAGCTATGCTGTGGGCTTTCATATACTGAGATACTATATATGTTTTGTTCTAGGCTTGAAAATATTCCAGCTTCTCTGGCCCTGTTGTATTTCAGTCAAACTTATTTACTGTTATTGGACTTCCATCAAATGAGCTGTAAAGCTTTAACTATTAGCTTGTCATCAGGATTGCAAATTTGCAGCTtgttcagaaataaaaccaagttAATTTGAtgcataacttttttttttttttacagaaatctcCGTGTCACAGGGTGTCAGAGAACAAAACTAGACAGAACATTCTATGAGCTTGTGGTTCAGATTTCCACGATTGTATAGGAGGTTTTTATTTAAGTTGGTATAATATTGTCACTGTATTACTGCTGTTCCTGGTTAGTGATAAACATGTATTAAGAACTTTGAaacattcagaagaaaagacagaatcAGGAAACCACAAAATGGTTCCCATTTAAGGCAACTGGCTTCATTTGCTGCAGTAAATTCTGCAATATTATCATACAGAAGTGTCATGATTGTAGGGCCCATGTAAGTACAGTATGTGCAAAGCATCTTTAGGCCAAATTGAAAAGCAAGTTGTTCAGCATTTTTGAATTTTATGCTGTACCTAAGTAAAAAAAGTGACCCCTCTTTGTTCTTTGGCTGATAGGATAAAGTCCGTACGGAGAGCTATCGTGACTTCATCTATCAAAACCCACATATCTTCAAGGACAAGGTGGGTAAAACTGCTCAGAGGATACAGtaatttctgtggtttatttCGTCTCAAATGGTAGAAAGCCTGTAGGTTAGCTGCTCGGTAGCTCTGGGAATGGATAATCACAGTGCCAggatttgatttgatttaatGTGCTCTGGCTTTATTAGGTGGTGGAGAGCTGttgagctgctggagggtgCAGCATGCTGATAAGAGCAGTGGTGATCTCTA containing:
- the PRMT3 gene encoding protein arginine N-methyltransferase 3 isoform X2; translation: MEGFHSTECDRASETSSFIGDEEEEEEEEEEEEEEEGGAAAAQQTRCLFCDRLFSSPQAVFSHCKTEHQFDVSHVIQKHGLDFYGYIKLINFVRLKKPTGAYLSSLSSPLPWEGEEYLKPELEDDLLLQFDVEDLCEPVKVLPSNGLSDTLVLLEQLKHTEHRARAAEAALARAQDDLQKMKQFAQDFVMNTDVRSSSSSSTIADLQEDEDGVYFSSYGHYGIHEEMLKDKVRTESYRDFIYQNPHIFKDKVVLDVGCGTGILSMFAAKAGAKKVIGVDQSEIIYEAVDIIRLNKLEKIITLVKGRIEEVHLPLEKVDVIISEWMGYFLLFESMLDSVIYAKDKYLKEGGSVYPDLCTISLVAVGDMNKHMDKLLFWEDVYGFDMSCMKKAVIPEAIVEVLDPNTLISTASVIKHIDCNTASSPDLEFSSVFTLSITMSTQCTAIAGYFDVFFEKDCNYKVLFSTGPQCTKTHWKQTVFLLEKPIPVEAGASSSYQT